The Dyadobacter sp. 676 DNA window CCGGCCGAGAACTGATAGCCGTGCAACTCGCCTACGACTACATTGCCTACACCGGCGACTTGAAAACCGGTAAAGTTCCGGCCTGTGTAGTTAAGCAGGTGCGTACCCTGGAACCCCCTGAAATTGCCCAACGTCATATTCACAACGTGGGCATATTGGAAGCCCGTCACATCGTTCCCTACCACATTGCCGACACCGGCAAACTGGAAACCGGTAACATTGCCCCGCACGACATTAAGCAAACTGCCGATTTCGAGTTTCGACACGCCCAGCGAATAACCGGCGATGAGGTTAACCGAATATTCGTTTACGATATTACCGCTCAATCCATGGTTGGTTCCCAGAAATGGCAATATGGATGCCTGAAAGGAGGTGTATAGCGTGTCTTCGATGTTGCGGGTGTGAATGGCCTGTTTGGCCGATGCAAATGCGCTGACGAATTTATTCTGGACGTTGCGGTACCGTTTCCGGAGGGTTTCATAGTCGGCCCATGTGATTGCATTTCCGTTTGCCGAACTGTCCGCAAACAGGGTGTCGCGGGGCAAATCTGTTTTTACGACTTCGAATTGGGGAACTGCCACCTTGTGATGCAGCGAATCCACCTGCACGGGCGTGTGCGTGACGACTCTACCCGAGATTGGCCTCAGCGTATCGGGATTGAGCGAAATTTGTAAGTAAGTGTCCTTGCGGGTCGGGATGGGAATGGATTTGCCGATGTAATCTTCTTTTCTCACTTCCAGCCGGAGCGAAGGCCGCGATGCCGGAAGCCGGATTTTATAGTACCCATATTGGTTACTGACCGCCGAAGCCAGCGTCACCGACTCATAAATACTCGCATTGGCCAGCTTTTTACCGGTTTTGTTATCGATAATGTAGCCGTCCAGGTCGAAGTCCTGCGGCTCCTGCGGCTTGTCGGTCCGGGTGTTTTTTTGGAGGATAATATAGCGTCGCCGCTCCTTGAATGTAACCTTGTCTTTAAAAATAGCATTTAAAATCTCCCTGACGCTCTGATTGACGGCCTGGATCGTTACGCGGCTTTTGATGTCGATCATATCGGGGCTGTACGAAAAGCTGAAACCACCGAGATCGCCGATTTTCTGCAACGTCTCGTCGAGCGGCAGGTTTGTCACTTTCAATACAATGCGCTTTTCCAGTAACTCCTGCGCCAGCAGATGGCTCGGGAGCAGAAAAATGCAGGTACACCAGAAAGCAATTCTGTAAAGTAGTTTCAAAGCAGATAACTTGGATTTTATTGGCAGCCGTTTCCGTCGAGCCAGTACACTTTTCCTTCTTTCCGAAGATCGAGGTCGAGGGTTTCGGCGATAACCGACAATGTTGCGTCCACCGGCTCTTTTTCGAAGCGGATCGTGAGCCTGCATTGCGCAATTTTGTCGTTCGACAGCCTCACATCGACGTGGTAGCCGTCGCGGATAGAGCTGACGACGTCTTGCAGGTCGGCCGCATTGAATTCGTAAACCTGCGTGCGGTAGCCCATCAGGTTCATGTTGGCTTGCAGGCTGCGAATGGAGTCTCTCAGGACTTCCGCGCCTTGCCCTTTCACGAGTTCTACCTGGTGTGCGTTTTTGGTTACCCGTACTTTCCCGGTCGCGACGTCCACCCGCACAGGAGCCTCCTTATAAGCTTTTACATTGAAAGACGTACCCAATACCCGGATTTCGGTGCCATTGGCCTGAATCACAAACGGGTGTGCGGCGTCAGGTTTTACGTCAAAAAACGCTTCTCCCTGCAATGAGACCGTCCGCAGATCGCCTTCGAAGTTTTCGGGGTAGGTAAGTCTGGAATTGTAATTCAGAAACACTTTGGTGCCGTCGGGAAGAGTCTGTTCGGTTGTATTATTGGCGGTAGCCACATTTACCGACTGAGGCGTTTTATCGGCAATCAGGAAGAACCATCCGAAAGCCATCACTAATATGGCGATCATCGCCGCTGCCCAAACAGTCACTGGCAAGCGGCGTTTCCGTACTTCGGGCCTGAATTCGATCGTCTTGGCTTCCCTGGCCGATACTTCCCCATTTGACGACTTCCCGGCGGGCACTTCGGATGTCGGGTCATTGGCCTTCCCTGCAGCCATTTTTCCCTTCATTTTATTCCAGGCAGCGTCCGTATCGACCTTTATGCCGCCTTTTTTCATAGCGGCCGTGTGGTCCCATATCAGCCGGTAGGTCGCAAGTTCCCGCGCATTGGCTTCCGATTCGGCGAGCCAGGCTTCTACTTCTTTTCTTTCGGATTCCGAGGCGGTGTCGGCCAGGTAACGTGCTAACAGTTCCTCCGATATGTTTGCATGAGATGAGTTCATGGTTACGATCTGATTAACTGTTCAACAATGCTGCAACACAACCAAAGCGTCACCGGCAGGTAATCCGCCAGTTCCGCACGCAGGATTTTCAAAGCTTTCCCTATCTGATTTTCCACCGTTTTAATGGATATTCCCAACTGATCTGCGATTTCCTGATATTTCAATTCCTCAAAACGGCTAAGCCTGAATGCCTTCTGGCATTGTTCCGGCAGGGCGCTCACCGCCTTCTCGATGCGCTCTTCCAGTTCGCCTGCGTGGATTACTTCTGTCACCGATTCGTACGACTGGCTCGAAAAGTACATCGTGTAATCCTTATGTGCCTCACGGACAGTCGCGTGTTTGAACCGGTTGAGACAGTGGTTATGCACGGCCCGGTACAGATACGATTTCAGTGAAAGTGTGATTTCGAGCTCTTCCCGCTTTTCCCAGATCGTCAGAAAAACCGTTTGCACGACTTCTTCGGATTCTTCTTCGTCTTTGAGCATGGTGCACGCGTAGCTGCACAACCGGGGATAATACGTACGGAAGGTTTGCTCAAAGGCCTGTTCATCGCCCCGCCGTATCGCGCTGACTATTTCTGGGTCGGAAGAGTACACCGTTATCTGTTTTTGATTTTCGGTCAAAAATAGATAATCTCTTTCGATTAGCGGTTCTTGATATAGAAGAGCGGTCATTTGGAATGTCCTTTGGAATGAGACAACTTGTTCCCTGTTTCCCCCTACGAGAAATTTTATTTTTTTGAATAGGGGAATTTCAACGGGCAGTTGTCCTAGCCAAAAACGTCTTTTAGCTATGAAACAAACATTCCTTAAACTTTCGATCGCCCTTGGTATCGTCTTTGCTTTCCAGTCTTGTGTTTACATTAATAAGGATGAAGACATTCCACCGCGAGGCGAAACAACACGCACTTATGATTTCCGCAATTTCGATGAGTTGGAAGTAAGCGACGCAATCCGCGTCCATGTGGTTGCCGGCTCGTCATTTCATGTCGAGGCTACCGGCGAGCGCAATGATCTGGACGATCTCAATATTTTCGTGCAGGACGGCAAGCTGACGGCCCGTTACAATAATTCGTGGAGAAAGCGGCAACGAATGGACATCGACATCACAATGCCTGATCTGGCCGGCGTGGATTTTTCGGGCGCGGTAAATGCAACGATCGACGATTTCGAAAATCTGCCAAGCATTGAAATTGAGCTCTCGGGGGCGTCCCAATGTGATTTTGAAGGAACCGGAACTACATTGAAATTCGACATTAATGGAGCTTCCCAGCTGAATGCGTTTGGAAAAATGAAGTTTCTCGATGGCGAAGCTTCCGGGGCGTCCCGGCTGAACGCGTTCGAGCTGCAAACGGAAGAATCGGATCTGGATGTTTCCGGCGCGAGTAATGCCAAAGTTTGGGTGACACGTCAGCTCGACGTGAAAGCCAGCGGTGCAAGCAATGTTCGTTACAGGGGCAATCCCAAAGTCGAAAAGGAAGTCACTGGTGGGAGTAGTGTTCGTGCCGAATAGGTTTTTCAGGGGATCATTCCGTATTTAGCCCGGGCCTTCGCTTTCGACATGCCGTCGAAATGCCACCATTCCGTGGTATTGACCTTGAATCCCACCTGGGTCATCACTTTTCTTAAAAGCTGGCGATTCCCGATTTGTTGGACCGTCAGCTTGCCCTTTTTCAGCATTTCCTGTTCGGAGCGGGGATAAGCCAAAGGACCGAAATAGTCGAATTTAGTTCCCATATCGAGCGGCACCCCTTTTTCATCAACCACAGTGAGATCGACAGCGCACCCGAAATTATGGTTTGAACCGATTTTCGGATCGGCTACATATTGTGTTTTGCTGCGCGCCGGGATTTTCAAATGATCCAAGGCGTTCCAAAGGTCGTACTGAGCGGAATTGGGACGGGCGGCATCGTATACGAGCAATCTGTATCCGGGTTTCTCTTTTTTCAGCAATGCATTGGCTTTGGCTAGTCTTTTGGCCATCTCCGGTTGCAGGTACGCGCGCGCGAGTTCGCCATACACGTCGCGGCCTATGAAATTGTCGGTAGTGGAGTATCTCAATTCGACCTGAATGTCCGGATCGATTTTTTGAATATCTACAAGGCCCCTGTCGATCATTTTTTGTTCGATAAGCGGGAGCGGCCTTGAAGATTGGGCGGCCATTTCAGATGTGACGAGGCTCGTCAGCAGCAGATAAAAGGCAATTTTTAGCATAAAAAAATATCCTTGCAAAGGCTGCAAAGATATTCTTTTTGCCGGATCGCAAAGAATAGGGTTAATACCGTTTGATATTGATGCTGGTGAGTCCGCCTTCATAATGCACAATCACCTTTTTGGATGCGCTGTCGAAATTCGAAGAACGATAGAATCCGTTGCCGACTTTATGCAAACCATCCATGTTTTTTGCATTCAGCGCGCCGTCCATGCGCATTTCACAGCCGACCGATTCGGGGATTTCGAGTGTTACCGAGGCAACTCCGGCTTCTATGTCCACATTGGCCGTAGGCATTTTGTCGCCCAGGCGGATATCCATGTCTGCCACCCCGGTACTTACTTTCAGCTTTTCCACCTTATAGTTGCTGAAATCAAAATCCCCTTTTCCGGCACCGATCCCAAGATCGATATTCCAGAC harbors:
- a CDS encoding head GIN domain-containing protein, whose protein sequence is MKQTFLKLSIALGIVFAFQSCVYINKDEDIPPRGETTRTYDFRNFDELEVSDAIRVHVVAGSSFHVEATGERNDLDDLNIFVQDGKLTARYNNSWRKRQRMDIDITMPDLAGVDFSGAVNATIDDFENLPSIEIELSGASQCDFEGTGTTLKFDINGASQLNAFGKMKFLDGEASGASRLNAFELQTEESDLDVSGASNAKVWVTRQLDVKASGASNVRYRGNPKVEKEVTGGSSVRAE
- a CDS encoding STN and carboxypeptidase regulatory-like domain-containing protein; amino-acid sequence: MKLLYRIAFWCTCIFLLPSHLLAQELLEKRIVLKVTNLPLDETLQKIGDLGGFSFSYSPDMIDIKSRVTIQAVNQSVREILNAIFKDKVTFKERRRYIILQKNTRTDKPQEPQDFDLDGYIIDNKTGKKLANASIYESVTLASAVSNQYGYYKIRLPASRPSLRLEVRKEDYIGKSIPIPTRKDTYLQISLNPDTLRPISGRVVTHTPVQVDSLHHKVAVPQFEVVKTDLPRDTLFADSSANGNAITWADYETLRKRYRNVQNKFVSAFASAKQAIHTRNIEDTLYTSFQASILPFLGTNHGLSGNIVNEYSVNLIAGYSLGVSKLEIGSLLNVVRGNVTGFQFAGVGNVVGNDVTGFQYAHVVNMTLGNFRGFQGTHLLNYTGRNFTGFQVAGVGNVVVGELHGYQFSAGYNYAHTVRKGHQIGAVNYADSTATVPFGLFSWVHSNGYRRYEFSTDEFNYFNTAFKTGVSRFYNIFNLGFSGLAKDKPLFTIGYGFGTAQKLGKGWSANADFTGSLVLLEHNAADDISQGLVRFALGMEKKFGSRFALFAGPSLNTFFSKHSGLINPEGKKGLSPVWIGQKPDGSNKVYGWVGFQAGIRFLNKI
- a CDS encoding RNA polymerase sigma-70 factor; the encoded protein is MTENQKQITVYSSDPEIVSAIRRGDEQAFEQTFRTYYPRLCSYACTMLKDEEESEEVVQTVFLTIWEKREELEITLSLKSYLYRAVHNHCLNRFKHATVREAHKDYTMYFSSQSYESVTEVIHAGELEERIEKAVSALPEQCQKAFRLSRFEELKYQEIADQLGISIKTVENQIGKALKILRAELADYLPVTLWLCCSIVEQLIRS
- a CDS encoding M15 family metallopeptidase; this translates as MLKIAFYLLLTSLVTSEMAAQSSRPLPLIEQKMIDRGLVDIQKIDPDIQVELRYSTTDNFIGRDVYGELARAYLQPEMAKRLAKANALLKKEKPGYRLLVYDAARPNSAQYDLWNALDHLKIPARSKTQYVADPKIGSNHNFGCAVDLTVVDEKGVPLDMGTKFDYFGPLAYPRSEQEMLKKGKLTVQQIGNRQLLRKVMTQVGFKVNTTEWWHFDGMSKAKARAKYGMIP
- a CDS encoding FecR domain-containing protein → MNSSHANISEELLARYLADTASESERKEVEAWLAESEANARELATYRLIWDHTAAMKKGGIKVDTDAAWNKMKGKMAAGKANDPTSEVPAGKSSNGEVSAREAKTIEFRPEVRKRRLPVTVWAAAMIAILVMAFGWFFLIADKTPQSVNVATANNTTEQTLPDGTKVFLNYNSRLTYPENFEGDLRTVSLQGEAFFDVKPDAAHPFVIQANGTEIRVLGTSFNVKAYKEAPVRVDVATGKVRVTKNAHQVELVKGQGAEVLRDSIRSLQANMNLMGYRTQVYEFNAADLQDVVSSIRDGYHVDVRLSNDKIAQCRLTIRFEKEPVDATLSVIAETLDLDLRKEGKVYWLDGNGCQ